The Vulpes lagopus strain Blue_001 chromosome 14, ASM1834538v1, whole genome shotgun sequence genome window below encodes:
- the DENR gene encoding density-regulated protein isoform X1: METFRVEVCEMAADISESGGHDCKGDSKGNTKLDADYPLRVLYCGVCSLPTEYCEYMPDVAKCRQWLEKNFPNEFAKLTVENSPKQEAGISEGQGTAGEEEEKKKQKRGGRGQIKQKKKTVPQKVTIAKIPRAKKKYVTRVCGLATFEIDLKEAQRFFAQKFSCGASVTGEDEIIIQGDFTDDIIDVIQEKWPEVDDDSIEDLGEVKK; the protein is encoded by the exons ATGGAAACATTTAGGGTTGAG GTTTGTGAGATGGCTGCTGATATTTCTGAGTCCGGTGGGCATGATTGCAAAGGAGACTCGAAGGGCAATACCAAGTTAGATGCAGACTACCCACTTCGAGTCCTTTACTGTGGAG TCTGTTCATTACCAACAGAG TACTGTGAATATATGCCTGATGTTGCTAAATGTCGACAGTGGTTAGAGAAGAATTTTCCAAATGAGTTTGCAAAACTTACTGTAG AAAATTCACCGAAACAAGAAGCTGGAATTAGTGAGGGTCAAGGCAcagcaggggaagaggaagagaagaaaaagcagaaaagag GTGGAAGGGgtcaaataaagcaaaaaaagaagaCTGTACCACAAAAAGTTACGATAGCCAAAATTCCtagagcaaagaagaaatatgTAACAAGAGTATGTGGCCTTGCAACTTTCG aaattgaTCTTAAAGAAGCACAAAGATTTTTTGCTCAAAAATTCTCCTGTGGTGCCTCAGTAACAGGAGAGGATGAAATCATCATTCAGGGAGactttacagatgacataattgATGTCATTCAGGAAAAATGGCCAGAG GTGGATGATGATAGCATCGAAGATCTTGGAGAAGTAAAGAAGTGA
- the DENR gene encoding density-regulated protein isoform X3, which yields METFRVEVCEMAADISESGGHDCKGDSKGNTKLDADYPLRVLYCGENSPKQEAGISEGQGTAGEEEEKKKQKRGGRGQIKQKKKTVPQKVTIAKIPRAKKKYVTRVCGLATFEIDLKEAQRFFAQKFSCGASVTGEDEIIIQGDFTDDIIDVIQEKWPEVDDDSIEDLGEVKK from the exons ATGGAAACATTTAGGGTTGAG GTTTGTGAGATGGCTGCTGATATTTCTGAGTCCGGTGGGCATGATTGCAAAGGAGACTCGAAGGGCAATACCAAGTTAGATGCAGACTACCCACTTCGAGTCCTTTACTGTGGAG AAAATTCACCGAAACAAGAAGCTGGAATTAGTGAGGGTCAAGGCAcagcaggggaagaggaagagaagaaaaagcagaaaagag GTGGAAGGGgtcaaataaagcaaaaaaagaagaCTGTACCACAAAAAGTTACGATAGCCAAAATTCCtagagcaaagaagaaatatgTAACAAGAGTATGTGGCCTTGCAACTTTCG aaattgaTCTTAAAGAAGCACAAAGATTTTTTGCTCAAAAATTCTCCTGTGGTGCCTCAGTAACAGGAGAGGATGAAATCATCATTCAGGGAGactttacagatgacataattgATGTCATTCAGGAAAAATGGCCAGAG GTGGATGATGATAGCATCGAAGATCTTGGAGAAGTAAAGAAGTGA
- the DENR gene encoding density-regulated protein isoform X2 yields MAADISESGGHDCKGDSKGNTKLDADYPLRVLYCGVCSLPTEYCEYMPDVAKCRQWLEKNFPNEFAKLTVENSPKQEAGISEGQGTAGEEEEKKKQKRGGRGQIKQKKKTVPQKVTIAKIPRAKKKYVTRVCGLATFEIDLKEAQRFFAQKFSCGASVTGEDEIIIQGDFTDDIIDVIQEKWPEVDDDSIEDLGEVKK; encoded by the exons ATGGCTGCTGATATTTCTGAGTCCGGTGGGCATGATTGCAAAGGAGACTCGAAGGGCAATACCAAGTTAGATGCAGACTACCCACTTCGAGTCCTTTACTGTGGAG TCTGTTCATTACCAACAGAG TACTGTGAATATATGCCTGATGTTGCTAAATGTCGACAGTGGTTAGAGAAGAATTTTCCAAATGAGTTTGCAAAACTTACTGTAG AAAATTCACCGAAACAAGAAGCTGGAATTAGTGAGGGTCAAGGCAcagcaggggaagaggaagagaagaaaaagcagaaaagag GTGGAAGGGgtcaaataaagcaaaaaaagaagaCTGTACCACAAAAAGTTACGATAGCCAAAATTCCtagagcaaagaagaaatatgTAACAAGAGTATGTGGCCTTGCAACTTTCG aaattgaTCTTAAAGAAGCACAAAGATTTTTTGCTCAAAAATTCTCCTGTGGTGCCTCAGTAACAGGAGAGGATGAAATCATCATTCAGGGAGactttacagatgacataattgATGTCATTCAGGAAAAATGGCCAGAG GTGGATGATGATAGCATCGAAGATCTTGGAGAAGTAAAGAAGTGA
- the DENR gene encoding density-regulated protein isoform X4, which yields MAADISESGGHDCKGDSKGNTKLDADYPLRVLYCGENSPKQEAGISEGQGTAGEEEEKKKQKRGGRGQIKQKKKTVPQKVTIAKIPRAKKKYVTRVCGLATFEIDLKEAQRFFAQKFSCGASVTGEDEIIIQGDFTDDIIDVIQEKWPEVDDDSIEDLGEVKK from the exons ATGGCTGCTGATATTTCTGAGTCCGGTGGGCATGATTGCAAAGGAGACTCGAAGGGCAATACCAAGTTAGATGCAGACTACCCACTTCGAGTCCTTTACTGTGGAG AAAATTCACCGAAACAAGAAGCTGGAATTAGTGAGGGTCAAGGCAcagcaggggaagaggaagagaagaaaaagcagaaaagag GTGGAAGGGgtcaaataaagcaaaaaaagaagaCTGTACCACAAAAAGTTACGATAGCCAAAATTCCtagagcaaagaagaaatatgTAACAAGAGTATGTGGCCTTGCAACTTTCG aaattgaTCTTAAAGAAGCACAAAGATTTTTTGCTCAAAAATTCTCCTGTGGTGCCTCAGTAACAGGAGAGGATGAAATCATCATTCAGGGAGactttacagatgacataattgATGTCATTCAGGAAAAATGGCCAGAG GTGGATGATGATAGCATCGAAGATCTTGGAGAAGTAAAGAAGTGA